DNA from Mucilaginibacter mallensis:
AGCCGAGGCAGCAGCCAAATCAGGCGGCGGTGGCCGTAGCGGCGCGCCAAAAAGAGGCCGTGGTTTTGGTAATAAAGACCGTGGTCGTGGTGGTAACAATAATAAGAGCAGTAGCAACAGCGGCAACATGAGCGGCGGAAGTCGTGGCGGTAATAGCCGTGGCGGAAGAAGAGATTAAATAAGAAATATATGTTTGATAACCCTCTTTGCCGCTTGCGGCAGAGAGGGTGGTCGGGCGAAGCAACGACCGGGTGAGTCAACGGAGCGCGTCGAAGCTTTGCGTTAGTGATAGGAGCGGATACCGGCCTTGTGCTTAATGCCTGTGTAGTATGAGCGGATAGCACGACCCGGAGGGAAACGCCCGCATTAGCGCTTCAATAACACACCCCTAACCCCTCTCAAGAGGGGAACTTGAAAAACCACACCCACTGTTAACAAGTTAATAATACCACTTGCAGCTACCGAACTTTTGCTTTAATTTTATTGTGAAATAGATATAGTGATATGAAACGCCTTTTATACCTTTTTAAAAATAAGTTTTTTTGGGTTACTGCGGCTTTTGTAGTGTGGATGATCTTTTTTGATAAGAACGACCTTTTTTCGCAATACCAATACCATCAGCAGCTTAGCAAGTTAAAACAGGAGCGCGATTTTTATATTAAACAAACAGACGCCGTTAGCAAGGACCTTGACGAACTTACCTCCAACCCGGCAAAACTCGAAAAATTTGCCCGCGAAAAATACCTCATGAAAAAAGATAATGAGGATGTTTTTGTGATAGTAAACGATAAAAGTAATTAATTTGAAGATTTGAGGATGTGCCGATTTGAAAATTTAAATCACACAAACCAATCATCAAATTTTCAAATCATTCATTCACTAATTCTTTCAAAGCATTTGTAGCTATCCATTTGGCGGCTTTGCTATTCTGCAATAATATCCGCCCTGCCGAAGCAATAGATGCTGCGCGTAATAACTCATTTCGTTTGCCAATTTGCCTTAATGCCCAGTTAACTGCTTTTTTAACAAAGTTGCGTTCATCCCAGGCTTCACGCTCAATAACGGGCAGCAGGGCAATAAATACGGTATCAGCAGCTGTTTTATTATGCACCGCATACTCGGCCATTAATACAAAACCGGCACGTTTAATATATTCTTCCTGATGGGTGGTATAAAACAATGCCTTTTCAATGGCAAATGGTGTGCGGTCGAACAGGTTACCGCAAACCTGGTCGCACAGGTCCCATGAGTAGAAATCGTTGGTCCAGCTGTCCATTTGGACAGGGGCAACCAGGGCCGGGTCATCAATCATTGAAGCCAGTATACGTGCCTCATGTATGCCGGTATCCCAAAGCTTCAGTGCTAGTTGATGATTCTTTTTTAATGATTTGGCTAACTTCCGTAACTGCGGGATGGGTACGCCCAACGCTTTTGAATTATCAACGCCAAAGCGTAGCATGCCTGCATGGTAGGTAGAGTTGGATTTTTGTTTAAGCTGATTGAGAATTTCGTCTACAGTCATATAAACTAAAATTAAATAAAAAAGCCGGGCATAACCCGGCTTGATAAATTTATTCCCCCTTTAGGAGGTTAGGGGGTTAAAGATTTCCCCTCAAGTCTTGTTCGCGTTCAATCGCCTCAAACAAAGCCTTAAAATTACCCGCGCCGAATGATTTTGCACCCTTGCGCTGAATGATCTCGAAGAACAAAGTAGGCCTGTCCTCAACCGGTTTGGTGAAGATCTGCAATAAATATCCTTCGTCATCACGGTCGACTAATATACCCAGGTCTTTTAGCGGTCCCAGGTCCTCATCAATGTGGCCAACGCGATCGGTAAGCTCATCATAGTAGGTAGTAGGCACGGTTAAAAACTCCACACCTCTGCTTTGCAATTCAGTAACTGTGTTCACAATATCATGCGTAGCTAAGGCCATGTGCTGTACGCCTTCGCCTTCATAAAATTCAAGGTATTCCTCTATCTGCGATTTCTTTTTACCCTCGGCCGGTTCATTTATCGGGAACTTTACATAACCGTTTCCGTTGCTCATAACCTTGCTCATCAGGGCTGAATACTCGGTTGAGATCATTTTATCATCAAAGGTCAGGATGTTTCTGAAACCCATGGTATCAGCATAAAAATCAACCCAATGGTTCATCTGGTGCCAGCCCACGTTACCTACGCAATGGTCAACGTATAATAAGCCGGTATCAGTTGGGTTATAAACTGTTTTATGTTCTTTATAGCCGGGTAAAAATAACCCTTTATAGTTTTTGCGTTCGATGAAAAGGTGCACCGTTTCGCCGTACAGTTTAATGCCGCTGGTACGTACCTCGCCAAACTCATCGTTTAAAGTTTGCGGTTGCTGATAAGGTTCAGCGCCGCGCTTGGTGGTTTGCTTAAAGGCATCATAGGCATCATTAACCCAAAGGGCCAGCACTTTTACGCCATCGCCATGTTTTTTAATATGCTCCGCAATGGGGTGATCAGAATGCAGCGGAGTAGTTAATACAATACGTATTTTGCCTTGTTGCAAAACGTATGAAGCCCTGTCGCGCACCCCTGTTTCTGGCCCTGCGTAAGCCAGGTCCTGAAAGCCAAAAGCGGTTTTATAGTAATGGGCAGCCTGTTTGGCATTACCCACATAAAATTCAACGTGATCAGTACCGTTCAGGGGTAAAAAATCAGTTGTATTTGTTGGTATATCTATTGTTTGTGTTTGCATTTTTTAATTAGTGAATGAGTGATTTAGTGAATGAGCGATTTTTTGATTTGAAGATTGGTTTTCATCTTCAAATCAATTACTCCGCCCAACTCTTATAATAATTCCCGTCCTCAATCCTTATGGCCTCATCCGTCAGCATTAGCGGGCGGAAAGGGTCTATCATTACAGCCAGTTCATCGGTTGATTCCTTACCTATCGACCGCTCAACAGCGCCGGGTGCCGGGCCATGAGGTATGCCGCCCGGGTGCAGGGTGATCTGCCCTTTTACCACATGCTTTCTGCTCATAAAATCACCATCCACATAATACAGCACCTCATCGCTATCCACATTGCTGTGGTTATATGGCGCGGGGATCGATAGTGGATGATAATCGAACTTGCGCGGTACAAATGAGCAGATCACAAAGTTGTTTCCCTCAAATGTTTGGTGTACTGGTGGCGGTTGGTGTAAGCGGCCTGTTATCGGTTCAAAATCATGTATGGATAGCGCCCATGGGTAATGGAAACCATCCCAGCCGATAAAATCAAATGGATGTGTGCCATAGATATATGGATAGATAAGCCCCTGCTTTTTTATCAGGATCTTGAAATCGCCTTTTTCATCATGCGTTTGCAGATCGGTTGGGCGTTTAATGTCGCGCTCGCAATAGGGCGAGTGTTCCATTAGTTGTCCGTAAGCATTCTGATAGCGCTTAGGCGGGCGGATAGGGCTGAAGCTCTCCACAATGAACAGCCTGTTATCAGCCGTATCAAACTCCATCTGGTAAATGGTGCCGCGTGGTATCACCAGGTAATCGCCATACACAAATTTGATGTTGCCGAAACCAGTCTTTAGCGTGCCTGATCCCTGGTGAATGAACACCACTTCATCGGCCTGACTGTTCTTATAAAAATAATCAGTCATGGAAGTACGCGGGGCAGCCAGCGAAATATGGAGGTCGTTGTTTACCAAAACCGGCTTGCGACTCTTGAGATAATCATCCTCGGGCTGCACATTGAAGCCTATTAGGCTGGTATGCTTCAGGTGCTTTTCGCGGGCGATTTTGGGTTCAACGCTGTATGGCTCACCCAATTCCTTTACAATTGTTGGCGGGTAAGCATGATAAACAAGCGAATAGAGACTCGAAAAACCTTCGGTTGATACCAGTTCTTCGGCGTACAAACTACCATCGGGCTTACGAAATTGTGTATGCCGCTTTGGCGGAATTTTTCCTAATGTATGATAAATGGGCATGGCCTATAATTGGTTTATATTGTTCAGAACGTTTAAACGCTGAAAGGCAGAAGAGTTGAGATTATAGTCAACTAAAAACCATCAGCATTTAAAATATAAAACGATTGAGAAGCGGGAATAGTTTTAAGATAATTGGCTGAATTTAAATAGCTTTCGTGCTTTTTATCTTAAAATAAAAAGTGTAATTAGTATTGCGCCAATACTATTTTACTGAGCATAGCATCCCTGAAAGAAGAAGCATCACTCATTGAAGTGAGGCCAAGGGAGAAAAGAAAATGCCTTTGTATGCTCATGGTTAATTATACGAATTTAGGGAATTAATATTATACTTAGGTTAATTTGTTGATTAAGTTAAGTGGTGAGTGGTTGATGGGGTTGGGTTTAGTTGTAGCGGTATAAAAGGGTTAGGTAGATTTAGTTTATTTAAGTTGGAGGGCGTTTGAATTATGAGTGGTTAAAGATAGTTTAACTAATCACTGATTAATTACTCTCTACTCATTAAACTTGGGCGTTGCCTGCGGCCCGGGCTGTACGCTCATACGCCTGCAGGCTTTATGCACAGGCCGGTATCCGCTGCCATCCCTAACGCGGAACTTCGACGCGCTCCGTTGACTCACCCCGACTACGCTTCGCTGGTCGACCCTCTCTACCGCAAGCGGCAAAGAGGATTAAGGATAGAGCTTTATATTAATTTATTCAACTCACTTAACACATTCCAACCCAATCAACTTAATCCAACTAATCAACCACTCACCCGATCAACCAAATAAACTTAATCAACCACTCATCACCCATCAACCAAAAACATTAGCTTTGAGTTACCAACCAATTGAAACATGAAATTAGTATCCTACAAAACCGAAGACCGGGAGCATCTGGGCATCTACATAAACGGGCATATCTATAATTTAAATTCGTGTGATAAGTTGCTCCCTGATAGCATGAACGAGTTTTTGTGGGGAGGCGATGAGCTGATGGACCGGGCCAAAAAAGTAAATGCCGATATTAAGTCGGGCAAACTGGAGGCCAAGGAAGAATTGTTTTATGAGTTGATAGCGCCTGTTCCGCACCCAAGTTCATGCCGTGATGCTTACGCTTTCAGGCAGCATGTGGAGGCTGGCAGGCGCAACCGTGGCGCGGCTATGATACCTGAGTTTGACCAATACCCGGTGTTTTATTTTACCAACCATAATGCCATACAAGGCGCTGGTGAAATTGAGTGCATGCCAGATCATTTTGATAAGCTTGATTTTGAGCTGGAGGTTGCCATCGTAATAAATAAAAAAGGCAGAAACATTAAAGCAGCTGAGGCGGATAATTACATAGCCGGTTACATGATCATGAATGACATGAGCGCCCGCACCTTGCAAATGGAAGAAATGCTGTTGAACCTCGGCCCTGCAAAGGGTAAGGACTTTTCAACGGTGATTGGTCCGTGGCTGGTAACGCCGGATGAGTTGGATGCTTATAAAACTGCGCCAAAACCCGGTCATACAGGTAATGCTTACGACTTGAAAATGGTTTGCCATATAAACGGGAAACAAGTATCGGCAGGCACTATGGCTGATATGGAGTGGACCTTCGCCGAGATCATTGAACGCTGTGCCTATGGCTGCGATATCCTGCCGGGTGATGTAATAGGCTCAGGCACAGTTGGCACAGGTTGTTTTTTAGAACTTAATGGTACCGGTTTACGCAATGATCCTAACTATAAAGCCCAGTGGCTGCAGCCTAATGATCTGGTAGAAATGGAGGTAACGGGGTTGGGGATGCTGGGGAATGTTATTAAGAAAGCGGAAAGTAGTTTTTCCCTGTTTGCATTGAAGAAATAATCCCCTCGTTTTACTAGCTTCAGTTTGCAAAGAAGCCTTAAGATGACGATGTTTTCGGCGGGTACTGAATGATCTTTCAGTTTGCAACTGGGATGCTTGTTACCTATCGCCTGTAGCCGCTCATAGCCGCTAAGGCCTATTTCTTTTGTCTTGATACAAAAGGTAGCAAAACCCGACCGGAGGGAGCTCATGAATACCATTAAAAAACAAATAATAGATGAATAAATCAAGACAAAAAGATCCTTCCGCCCACAGGCAAAACACCCAGGCCCGCGCTTTTTGTCGGGCCTTTACCCGCTTTTGATCACGGTTCATTTAAGCTTTTTTAAGCCCTCTCCTTTGGAGAGGGTTGGGTGAGGATCTTCCGTCAGTAGAACAGCTTCGGGCGAAATCAGGCAAAACAATGGTGGCCTTGTGCGTGGCAGGGCATAGCAGATTTTTACAGAAGCGTAAAGGCGGGTGTGTAGCGACAGCAGGGTAAAAATATAGCAGCCCAGGTTTTGCCTGATTTGCAGGAAAGAGGCCTGTGCGGCAAAGAAGCCTAATCTACTGACTTGATTTTTTTGGTTACTTTTTGTATCAAGACAAAAAGTGACGTCTTAGCGACAAGCGATTCGAAGCGACAAGGATACGACATGCAATCCCGCTCTGTATAGCATAGGGATTGCTTCGTTCCTCGCAATTGTAAGGGTTTAGTAATTCGGTAACAGAATTAGGTATTATTTTTTGTTGTTTAGGGAGGCCATATCGATAGGTTTTTTGCCGTTGATGCCTTGATGTGGACGTTCCCAGTTGTAGTAGACGAGATACTTTAAGAGTTCGTCTTCCAATTCTTCTAGACTGTCAAAGTCTGTATCTTCAATCAGGTCTTCTTTAAGCGTTCGCCAGAAGCGTTCCACCTTGCCGTTGGTTTGTGGCCGGTAAGGCTGCATATAACGGCGCTTAATGCCTGTTTCCATCAGCATTCTTTCGAAGGGATGGTTGCGTTTTTGCAAACTGGTGGAAGTACCGAACTCCGGGCCATTATCAGCAATGACCTCCTCGAACTGGATACCGAACTCCCGCTTAAGTGCCTGCATGCAATGCAGGGCAGTAAACATAGTGGTAAGCGCGGTGATGTCCGGCATCACCTGTGCCCAGGCCAGGCGGGAATAATCGTCCAATACGCAAATCAGGTAAAGCTTCCTGCTTTGTCCCCTGATCACGCTTTTACTCAGGTGATGACAGTCAATATGTCCTAACTGGCCCATACGTTCTTTGATGATCTTTCGCTTTACTTCTTTATCTGCGACGGTTAAACGGTTCTTATTGTGCCGCTTCAGGATGTTGTATACGCCTGAAGGCGATGGCGTAAAGTTATTAGCTTTTTGCTTAAACTGGTCGGCTATCTCGAACTTATTGCAGCCCCTCAACCGAAGGTCAAGTACTTGCTGCTCATCTTCAGGAGCGGGGCGTCGTGTACTGTACTTTGGCCCTCGTTTGGCAGGCAGCAGATCCTGTTCATTACCTGATTGTTTAAAACGGTTATAATACAGTAAAAAACTCCTTGGATCGGTATCATGGGCCGCATAAAACTCTTTGGCAAACCTGTAGTTCAGATGTTCACCCCGTTTAACCTGCTCATATTCGCTGATCAGAAAACGGTACTTATTCAGATAATTCCGTTTTAATGTGAGGTCATTATTAATGTTGCGCATAACTTTCTTAGCTTATTTGTTTAAAGCTAATTCTGTTACCGAATTATCTGACCTTTACAGCAATGACGCACGGGGAAAATACCCGAAATCGAACATCCGCAAATCCCAAATCACTTTATATCCCCAACACCTGC
Protein-coding regions in this window:
- the hppD gene encoding 4-hydroxyphenylpyruvate dioxygenase — translated: MQTQTIDIPTNTTDFLPLNGTDHVEFYVGNAKQAAHYYKTAFGFQDLAYAGPETGVRDRASYVLQQGKIRIVLTTPLHSDHPIAEHIKKHGDGVKVLALWVNDAYDAFKQTTKRGAEPYQQPQTLNDEFGEVRTSGIKLYGETVHLFIERKNYKGLFLPGYKEHKTVYNPTDTGLLYVDHCVGNVGWHQMNHWVDFYADTMGFRNILTFDDKMISTEYSALMSKVMSNGNGYVKFPINEPAEGKKKSQIEEYLEFYEGEGVQHMALATHDIVNTVTELQSRGVEFLTVPTTYYDELTDRVGHIDEDLGPLKDLGILVDRDDEGYLLQIFTKPVEDRPTLFFEIIQRKGAKSFGAGNFKALFEAIEREQDLRGNL
- a CDS encoding fumarylacetoacetate hydrolase family protein; this encodes MKLVSYKTEDREHLGIYINGHIYNLNSCDKLLPDSMNEFLWGGDELMDRAKKVNADIKSGKLEAKEELFYELIAPVPHPSSCRDAYAFRQHVEAGRRNRGAAMIPEFDQYPVFYFTNHNAIQGAGEIECMPDHFDKLDFELEVAIVINKKGRNIKAAEADNYIAGYMIMNDMSARTLQMEEMLLNLGPAKGKDFSTVIGPWLVTPDELDAYKTAPKPGHTGNAYDLKMVCHINGKQVSAGTMADMEWTFAEIIERCAYGCDILPGDVIGSGTVGTGCFLELNGTGLRNDPNYKAQWLQPNDLVEMEVTGLGMLGNVIKKAESSFSLFALKK
- a CDS encoding DNA alkylation repair protein — translated: MTVDEILNQLKQKSNSTYHAGMLRFGVDNSKALGVPIPQLRKLAKSLKKNHQLALKLWDTGIHEARILASMIDDPALVAPVQMDSWTNDFYSWDLCDQVCGNLFDRTPFAIEKALFYTTHQEEYIKRAGFVLMAEYAVHNKTAADTVFIALLPVIEREAWDERNFVKKAVNWALRQIGKRNELLRAASIASAGRILLQNSKAAKWIATNALKELVNE
- a CDS encoding integrase core domain-containing protein; this translates as MRNINNDLTLKRNYLNKYRFLISEYEQVKRGEHLNYRFAKEFYAAHDTDPRSFLLYYNRFKQSGNEQDLLPAKRGPKYSTRRPAPEDEQQVLDLRLRGCNKFEIADQFKQKANNFTPSPSGVYNILKRHNKNRLTVADKEVKRKIIKERMGQLGHIDCHHLSKSVIRGQSRKLYLICVLDDYSRLAWAQVMPDITALTTMFTALHCMQALKREFGIQFEEVIADNGPEFGTSTSLQKRNHPFERMLMETGIKRRYMQPYRPQTNGKVERFWRTLKEDLIEDTDFDSLEELEDELLKYLVYYNWERPHQGINGKKPIDMASLNNKK
- a CDS encoding homogentisate 1,2-dioxygenase, coding for MPIYHTLGKIPPKRHTQFRKPDGSLYAEELVSTEGFSSLYSLVYHAYPPTIVKELGEPYSVEPKIAREKHLKHTSLIGFNVQPEDDYLKSRKPVLVNNDLHISLAAPRTSMTDYFYKNSQADEVVFIHQGSGTLKTGFGNIKFVYGDYLVIPRGTIYQMEFDTADNRLFIVESFSPIRPPKRYQNAYGQLMEHSPYCERDIKRPTDLQTHDEKGDFKILIKKQGLIYPYIYGTHPFDFIGWDGFHYPWALSIHDFEPITGRLHQPPPVHQTFEGNNFVICSFVPRKFDYHPLSIPAPYNHSNVDSDEVLYYVDGDFMSRKHVVKGQITLHPGGIPHGPAPGAVERSIGKESTDELAVMIDPFRPLMLTDEAIRIEDGNYYKSWAE
- a CDS encoding FtsB family cell division protein, with protein sequence MKRLLYLFKNKFFWVTAAFVVWMIFFDKNDLFSQYQYHQQLSKLKQERDFYIKQTDAVSKDLDELTSNPAKLEKFAREKYLMKKDNEDVFVIVNDKSN